In Streptomyces sp. NBC_00569, a single genomic region encodes these proteins:
- a CDS encoding MFS transporter has translation MTWLIDYIDRLVITLALPDIGEEFGLGTTMQGLILTAFFITYAAMQIPGGILADTRGTRRTMLLAAGGWTVFTAASGLAIGLTTMIVIRAVFGVFQGMYPAASIKALSERTTPEQRLTANGVMSASNPLGSAIAPIVAAPLIVAFGWRGAFWAVSVLGVLIVVVLWKGMPKPLTTEELAAASGKAAPEPVAQVSLRQAMGLLKSSMMWRFTLMFCGFNIIGWGLVSWVPSYLRENKHVSLTGVGLMSGVPWVAAAISMMVGGYLFDRFFQGNHRRVVIPVMLVTAGLLVMMVRAGSATEFIAWETCGTLVMYLAYMQIFGLPLRMLPPEYAGVGGGMVNFGGQLAGAVSPFVMGFLAEHFSYGAAFSFLGVGCVLAIVGALVTPQTPEAFRAGLGRHLDLSEKTSAPEPVAVSAA, from the coding sequence ATGACCTGGTTGATCGATTACATCGACCGGCTGGTGATCACCCTCGCCCTGCCGGACATCGGTGAGGAGTTCGGTCTCGGCACCACGATGCAGGGCCTGATCCTCACCGCCTTCTTCATCACCTATGCCGCGATGCAGATCCCCGGCGGCATCCTCGCCGACACCAGGGGCACCCGCCGCACGATGCTGCTGGCGGCCGGCGGTTGGACCGTCTTCACAGCCGCCAGCGGGCTGGCGATCGGGCTGACGACCATGATCGTGATCCGGGCCGTCTTCGGTGTCTTCCAGGGCATGTATCCGGCCGCGTCCATCAAGGCGCTGAGCGAGCGCACCACCCCCGAGCAGCGGCTGACCGCCAACGGCGTGATGTCCGCGTCCAACCCGCTGGGTTCCGCGATCGCCCCCATCGTCGCGGCTCCGCTCATCGTGGCCTTCGGCTGGCGCGGGGCGTTCTGGGCGGTGTCCGTCCTCGGCGTGCTGATCGTGGTCGTGCTGTGGAAGGGGATGCCGAAGCCGCTGACGACCGAGGAACTCGCCGCCGCGTCCGGCAAGGCCGCCCCGGAGCCCGTCGCGCAGGTGTCGCTGCGGCAGGCGATGGGACTGCTGAAGTCCTCGATGATGTGGCGCTTCACCCTGATGTTCTGCGGGTTCAACATCATCGGCTGGGGCCTGGTGTCCTGGGTGCCGTCGTACCTCCGGGAGAACAAGCACGTCTCGCTCACCGGCGTGGGCCTGATGTCCGGCGTCCCGTGGGTCGCCGCGGCGATCAGCATGATGGTCGGCGGCTACCTCTTCGACCGCTTCTTCCAGGGCAACCACCGGCGCGTGGTCATCCCCGTCATGCTGGTCACGGCCGGTCTGCTGGTGATGATGGTGCGCGCCGGGTCGGCCACCGAGTTCATCGCGTGGGAGACCTGCGGAACCCTCGTGATGTACCTGGCGTACATGCAGATCTTCGGGCTGCCGCTGCGCATGCTGCCTCCGGAGTACGCGGGCGTCGGCGGCGGCATGGTGAACTTCGGCGGCCAGCTGGCCGGGGCCGTCTCGCCGTTCGTGATGGGCTTCCTCGCCGAGCACTTCTCGTACGGAGCGGCCTTCTCCTTCCTCGGCGTCGGATGCGTCCTGGCGATCGTCGGCGCGCTGGTCACCCCGCAGACCCCGGAGGCGTTCCGGGCCGGTCTCGGCCGTCACCTGGACCTGTCGGAGAAGACGTCCGCCCCGGAGCCGGTCGCGGTGAGCGCCGCGTGA
- a CDS encoding amidohydrolase, with product MTTPTSGTGPGGGPASAGQLKERARAAIEDRRERLLELSEDLQSHPETGFREHRTAATVAQWFTELRLPFESGLSLTGVKARMAGRAQGPTVAVLGELDALVLPRHPLADPETGAAHACGHHAQVASMIGTAVGLAAVREHLDGDVAFLAVPAEESVELDWRRERVRAGELTHLVGKADLLARGAFDDVDMAMLCHTSGQPARLSVGDSHNGSVVKRITFTGRASHAGSSPWYGVNALKAAMLAISAIDAQRDTFRDEDAVRVNAVLPHGGDAPTAVPDRAELDVVIRARTLDALRGACDAVDRAARAGAMALGAGATTETTLNYLPHHQDPALVEVARANGTALFGPDAVAPGRHLGASTDMGDLGAVMPVLHPFTAGATGDAHSVDYAVTDHVLAALEPAVLMAWCVIDLLADGAGGAHDVLARRARRTAPPDGRSAADRYGDLRAGFDGLTHYDGAHDTVRGTEGEL from the coding sequence GTGACCACCCCCACCAGCGGTACCGGCCCCGGTGGCGGACCCGCGTCCGCCGGACAGCTCAAGGAGCGGGCCCGTGCGGCGATCGAAGACCGCCGGGAGCGCCTGCTGGAGCTGAGCGAGGACCTTCAGAGCCACCCGGAGACCGGCTTCCGCGAGCACCGGACCGCCGCGACGGTGGCCCAGTGGTTCACGGAGCTCCGGCTCCCCTTCGAGAGCGGGCTCTCCCTCACCGGGGTAAAGGCACGCATGGCGGGGCGTGCCCAGGGGCCGACAGTGGCCGTACTCGGCGAACTCGACGCCCTGGTGCTGCCCCGGCACCCGCTCGCCGACCCGGAGACCGGTGCGGCGCACGCCTGCGGCCACCACGCCCAGGTGGCGTCGATGATCGGCACGGCGGTCGGCCTGGCCGCCGTACGGGAGCACCTGGACGGAGACGTGGCGTTCCTCGCCGTGCCGGCCGAGGAGAGCGTCGAGTTGGACTGGCGGCGCGAGCGGGTACGGGCCGGGGAGCTGACGCACCTGGTCGGCAAGGCCGACCTGCTCGCCCGGGGTGCCTTCGACGATGTGGACATGGCGATGCTCTGCCACACGTCGGGGCAGCCCGCCCGGCTCAGCGTCGGGGACAGCCACAACGGCTCGGTGGTGAAGCGGATCACCTTCACCGGCCGGGCCAGCCACGCCGGTTCGTCCCCCTGGTACGGGGTGAACGCCCTCAAGGCGGCGATGCTGGCGATCAGCGCCATCGACGCCCAGCGGGACACCTTCCGCGACGAGGACGCGGTGCGCGTCAACGCCGTACTGCCGCACGGGGGAGACGCGCCCACCGCAGTACCGGACCGCGCCGAACTCGACGTGGTGATCCGGGCCCGCACCCTGGACGCCCTGCGCGGCGCCTGCGATGCCGTGGACCGCGCCGCACGGGCCGGGGCGATGGCGCTGGGCGCAGGGGCGACCACCGAGACGACACTCAACTACCTCCCGCACCACCAGGATCCGGCCCTGGTCGAGGTGGCCCGGGCCAACGGCACCGCGCTCTTCGGCCCCGACGCCGTGGCCCCCGGCAGGCACCTCGGTGCCTCCACCGACATGGGCGACCTCGGTGCGGTGATGCCGGTGCTGCACCCGTTCACGGCCGGTGCCACCGGAGACGCGCACAGCGTCGACTACGCGGTCACCGACCACGTCCTCGCCGCACTGGAACCGGCCGTGCTGATGGCCTGGTGCGTCATCGACCTGCTGGCCGACGGCGCCGGCGGGGCACACGACGTCCTCGCGCGGCGCGCACGGCGTACGGCACCACCGGACGGGCGGTCCGCGGCCGACCGGTACGGCGACCTGCGGGCCGGATTCGACGGCCTGACCCACTACGACGGAGCCCACGACACGGTGCGTGGGACAGAAGGAGAACTGTGA
- a CDS encoding SDR family NAD(P)-dependent oxidoreductase encodes MSTPESTRERNEPRTALVTGAAGGIGAAVARRLSADGVRVILADLRADRLAPLLAEPPVAENAGEFAALEVDLTDRAALPGFVDRAWDVWGGLDILVNAAGLYPSAPLLEMRDDQWDQVMDVNLSAVFSLSRAFARRLVDAGTGGHIVNISSGASSRARRGAAHYCTSKAGLDMLTKAFALELAEHSIHVNAVSPGFIEVDSDINPLGEAYVRSIRGGQPWPRAGAPTDIAGAVSFLCGPDSGWMTGASLSVDGGAGTGNAALPLS; translated from the coding sequence GTGAGCACCCCCGAGAGCACCCGCGAGCGGAACGAGCCGAGGACCGCACTGGTCACCGGAGCGGCCGGAGGCATCGGGGCAGCCGTCGCGAGGCGGCTGAGCGCGGACGGCGTCCGGGTGATCCTCGCGGACCTCCGCGCCGACCGCCTCGCCCCCCTGCTCGCCGAGCCGCCGGTCGCCGAGAACGCCGGGGAGTTCGCGGCCCTGGAAGTGGACCTCACCGACCGGGCCGCGCTGCCCGGCTTCGTGGACCGCGCCTGGGACGTGTGGGGCGGCCTGGACATCCTGGTCAACGCCGCCGGTCTCTACCCGAGCGCCCCGCTGCTGGAGATGCGCGACGACCAGTGGGACCAGGTCATGGACGTCAACCTGTCCGCCGTCTTCTCGCTGTCGCGGGCCTTCGCCCGGCGGCTCGTCGACGCGGGCACCGGCGGCCACATCGTCAACATCAGCTCCGGCGCCTCCAGCCGCGCCCGCCGCGGCGCCGCCCACTACTGCACCTCCAAGGCAGGACTGGACATGCTCACCAAGGCGTTCGCCCTGGAGCTCGCCGAGCACAGCATCCACGTCAACGCCGTCTCTCCCGGCTTCATCGAGGTCGACAGCGACATCAACCCGCTCGGCGAGGCGTACGTCCGCTCGATCCGCGGTGGGCAGCCGTGGCCCCGCGCGGGTGCCCCAACGGACATCGCGGGCGCGGTGTCCTTCCTGTGCGGCCCCGACTCCGGGTGGATGACCGGCGCGTCGCTGTCCGTGGACGGCGGTGCGGGCACCGGAAACGCCGCACTGCCGCTGAGCTGA
- a CDS encoding polysaccharide deacetylase family protein, with translation MRIPDTGTARTRPSGAQGGGYVCVTFDFDALSSWMARGMLTATPRSRGEFAAVAVPRLLHILEARGIPTTWFVPGHTALTYPELTRELDGRRHEVAVHGHAHENVAALEPAEERAVLQRSLDALQEVTGELPRGFRAPAWDLSDASVGLLVEHGLRYDSSLMGHDYAPYPCRTPDVLDEAGVRWGEPAGLLEIPVAWSLDDFPYLEFLRTPSGLMPGLRDPGEMFANWTADLDYMLRDFDHGVLTVTMHPEVIGRGHRLLALERWLDEVASRGVEFVTCEQVADLVAAGAELGRYRPA, from the coding sequence ATGAGGATCCCCGACACCGGTACGGCGCGGACGCGTCCGTCGGGCGCGCAGGGAGGCGGATACGTCTGCGTGACCTTCGACTTCGATGCCCTGTCCTCCTGGATGGCCCGGGGAATGCTGACCGCGACCCCGCGCTCCCGAGGGGAGTTCGCCGCCGTCGCGGTGCCCCGGCTGCTGCACATCCTGGAGGCACGGGGCATCCCGACGACCTGGTTCGTGCCCGGACACACCGCCCTCACATATCCGGAGCTGACCCGCGAACTCGACGGGCGGCGACACGAGGTCGCGGTGCACGGGCACGCCCACGAGAACGTCGCCGCCCTGGAACCGGCCGAGGAACGCGCCGTGCTCCAGCGATCACTGGACGCCCTGCAGGAAGTCACGGGCGAACTGCCGCGCGGGTTCCGGGCGCCGGCCTGGGACCTGTCCGACGCCTCCGTCGGCCTGCTCGTGGAGCACGGACTGCGGTACGACAGCAGCCTGATGGGCCACGACTACGCCCCCTACCCCTGCCGCACCCCGGACGTGCTGGACGAGGCGGGGGTCCGCTGGGGCGAGCCGGCCGGTCTGCTGGAGATCCCGGTCGCCTGGAGTCTGGACGACTTCCCGTACCTGGAGTTCCTGCGGACCCCGTCCGGTCTCATGCCCGGTCTGCGCGACCCCGGCGAGATGTTCGCCAACTGGACGGCGGACCTGGACTACATGCTCCGGGACTTCGACCACGGTGTCCTGACCGTCACCATGCACCCCGAGGTGATCGGCCGGGGCCACCGCCTCCTCGCCCTGGAACGCTGGCTCGACGAAGTCGCCTCGCGCGGCGTCGAGTTCGTCACCTGCGAGCAGGTCGCCGACCTGGTCGCGGCAGGCGCCGAGCTGGGGCGCTACCGGCCCGCCTGA
- a CDS encoding peptidoglycan recognition protein family protein codes for MSRSQWRADETKRDPHAHYAQGVVAIVIHHTDTPNDYACADVPRTLRNLYTGQTRDRDWGDLGYNFLVDKCGNIYEGRAGGTDRPVIGSHAIGFNHGTAGIAAIGTFGQGTPVPAAMERGIAALAAWKLGLRGVDPTSKVRLTSTNDKSRYSKGTSATFNAISGHRDGFATDCPGEALFARLPAIRRLAAHLQGRSARTPFGADIPVTWRTLQTGR; via the coding sequence GTGTCGCGTTCGCAGTGGCGAGCCGACGAGACCAAGCGCGACCCTCATGCCCACTATGCGCAAGGGGTTGTGGCGATCGTCATCCACCACACAGACACCCCCAACGACTACGCGTGCGCGGACGTCCCGCGTACCTTGCGCAATCTGTACACGGGGCAGACCCGTGACCGGGATTGGGGCGACCTCGGCTACAACTTCCTCGTCGACAAATGCGGCAACATCTACGAAGGCCGCGCCGGCGGTACCGACCGCCCCGTCATCGGCTCCCACGCCATCGGGTTCAACCACGGCACCGCGGGGATCGCGGCGATCGGCACCTTCGGACAAGGGACGCCGGTGCCGGCGGCCATGGAACGCGGGATCGCGGCCCTCGCCGCCTGGAAACTCGGCTTGCGCGGCGTCGACCCCACCAGCAAGGTGCGGCTTACATCCACGAATGACAAGAGCCGTTACAGCAAGGGAACTTCGGCCACATTCAACGCGATCTCCGGCCACCGCGACGGCTTTGCCACCGACTGCCCCGGGGAGGCGTTGTTCGCCCGACTCCCCGCGATCCGCCGCCTCGCCGCCCATCTCCAGGGCAGGTCTGCACGGACACCTTTCGGTGCCGACATCCCAGTGACCTGGCGGACCCTCCAAACAGGGCGGTAG
- a CDS encoding epoxide hydrolase family protein: MPGDVQAFEAHATDADLDDLRARLAAARLPEAETVHRAASGPRRWEQGVPLADLVDVVNYWRTGYDWRSFEARLNGIGQFRTTIDGLGIHFLHRRSPRADATPLIVTHGWPGSIAEFIDVVDELADPKDADAPAFHVVAPSLPGFGYSDKPTTTGWGTEKIAAAWVELMGRLGYSKFVAHGGDWGGNITTVLGARFPAHVLGIHTLFAEAPPGLTTDGLTATERQWTEETRNFWRHRAAYAKQQATRPQTIGYSLVDSPVGLLAWILDKFSEWSDTEDSPFETISRDRILDDVTLYWLTRTGASAARIYYESHNSLDPELRVDVPSAITMYPRDIEKSPRPWAQERYRKIVRWTSPETGGHFPSLEVPAYFVKDLQEGLSAVLAANR, encoded by the coding sequence ATGCCCGGCGACGTGCAAGCATTCGAAGCCCACGCAACTGACGCCGACCTCGACGATCTGCGCGCGCGACTGGCCGCGGCGCGGCTGCCGGAAGCCGAGACGGTCCATCGCGCCGCGTCCGGCCCTCGTCGATGGGAACAGGGCGTTCCGCTCGCCGACCTCGTCGATGTCGTGAACTACTGGCGCACCGGGTACGACTGGCGGTCGTTCGAAGCGCGCCTCAACGGGATCGGTCAGTTCCGCACGACCATCGACGGTCTGGGAATCCACTTCCTGCACCGCCGATCCCCGCGCGCGGACGCCACTCCTCTGATCGTGACGCACGGCTGGCCGGGCAGCATTGCCGAGTTCATCGATGTGGTGGACGAGCTGGCGGATCCGAAAGATGCGGACGCGCCGGCGTTCCACGTCGTGGCGCCGTCGCTACCGGGCTTTGGTTACAGCGACAAGCCGACCACCACCGGGTGGGGAACCGAAAAGATCGCGGCCGCATGGGTGGAACTGATGGGAAGGCTCGGCTACAGCAAGTTCGTAGCCCACGGCGGCGACTGGGGAGGCAATATCACCACGGTCCTCGGCGCCAGGTTCCCGGCGCACGTTCTCGGCATCCACACACTGTTCGCGGAGGCGCCGCCCGGGTTGACGACCGACGGGCTGACGGCGACCGAGCGCCAATGGACCGAGGAAACCCGCAATTTCTGGCGCCACCGCGCGGCGTACGCGAAGCAGCAGGCGACCCGACCGCAGACCATCGGCTACTCACTCGTCGACTCACCGGTCGGGCTCCTCGCCTGGATCCTCGACAAGTTCTCCGAGTGGTCGGACACCGAGGACAGCCCGTTCGAGACAATTTCCAGAGACCGCATCCTTGACGACGTCACCCTCTACTGGCTGACGCGGACCGGCGCATCGGCGGCCCGCATCTACTACGAAAGCCACAACTCGCTCGACCCCGAACTCCGGGTCGACGTCCCGTCAGCAATCACCATGTATCCCCGCGACATCGAGAAGAGTCCGCGCCCCTGGGCCCAGGAGCGGTACCGAAAGATCGTCCGATGGACGTCACCCGAAACCGGGGGGCATTTCCCGTCCCTGGAGGTTCCCGCGTACTTCGTCAAGGACCTGCAAGAAGGCCTCTCGGCAGTACTGGCCGCTAATCGGTGA
- a CDS encoding CGNR zinc finger domain-containing protein, whose product MHARFPDFRLGKVLATSFTATLTERRGDAVERIPTPQRLVDWLAVSGLAVEFCTTAQLELARELRESIHAALTAAAIQDAPPASAVQVINDRSIQGRAAAILTPESNRHWRLGSASGVEDALGVIAADAISIVAGERDGKLALCASPTCQAAFFDTSQSRTRRWCDMNTCGNRQKKARFTANQRKNSRSAE is encoded by the coding sequence ATGCATGCTCGGTTCCCTGACTTCCGTCTCGGCAAGGTCCTGGCGACCAGCTTCACGGCGACTCTGACGGAGCGTCGTGGCGACGCTGTGGAACGCATCCCCACGCCGCAGCGACTCGTCGACTGGCTGGCGGTGAGCGGCCTCGCAGTGGAGTTCTGCACCACCGCCCAGCTCGAACTCGCTCGGGAACTGAGGGAATCAATCCACGCCGCGCTGACGGCGGCCGCGATCCAAGACGCTCCTCCCGCGTCTGCTGTCCAAGTCATCAATGACCGCAGCATTCAGGGGAGGGCCGCGGCCATCCTGACGCCCGAGAGCAATCGGCACTGGCGACTCGGCTCGGCTTCCGGCGTGGAAGATGCCCTAGGCGTGATCGCCGCCGACGCGATCAGCATCGTCGCGGGCGAACGGGACGGAAAACTGGCCTTGTGCGCATCACCGACTTGCCAAGCCGCCTTCTTCGACACCAGCCAAAGCCGCACTCGCAGGTGGTGCGACATGAACACGTGCGGGAACCGTCAGAAGAAGGCGCGCTTCACTGCCAACCAGCGCAAAAACTCCAGATCAGCGGAGTGA
- a CDS encoding GNAT family N-acetyltransferase yields the protein MADGVVLDGVLTRLVPTTEDDLDLLAKWFASPEFIEHWDGVPKSRDEVAEKYVGRRRPRVESFLVLAQSTPVGYAQYWHAGVAEGGIDMVLGPNARGRGLGPDAARALLAHLGGNLGWRRVTVDPVRGNVQAVRAWEKAGFRQVSSGTENLLMEFRFSEGHPG from the coding sequence ATGGCCGATGGAGTAGTTCTCGACGGAGTGCTGACTCGTCTTGTCCCGACGACCGAGGATGATTTGGATCTGCTGGCCAAATGGTTCGCTTCCCCGGAGTTCATCGAGCACTGGGACGGCGTACCGAAGTCGCGTGACGAGGTGGCCGAGAAGTACGTCGGGCGGCGCCGGCCGCGTGTGGAGTCCTTCCTTGTACTGGCACAGAGCACACCGGTGGGCTACGCGCAGTACTGGCACGCCGGCGTGGCTGAAGGTGGCATCGACATGGTCTTGGGACCGAACGCGCGAGGCCGGGGCCTGGGGCCGGATGCCGCACGCGCGCTCCTCGCGCACTTGGGCGGGAATCTTGGCTGGCGGCGCGTGACGGTCGATCCCGTGAGAGGGAACGTGCAGGCAGTGCGCGCCTGGGAGAAGGCCGGCTTTCGGCAGGTGTCGAGCGGAACTGAGAACCTCCTCATGGAGTTCAGGTTTTCCGAGGGTCACCCGGGCTGA
- a CDS encoding GNAT family N-acetyltransferase, which produces MTELGPVTWPPPPIRTERLVLREPEARDRAAFIELLASPEVHTYLGGPRSRDELEREMPRVPARWPGSFVAELDGAMIGQILLRRATEHRRPAAAGKADLGYLFLPRAWGLGYAGEACAAVLDWFDGVLPGEPVVLTTQSANVGSMRLAARLGFTEVERFHAWDAEQWLGLRPPVTPE; this is translated from the coding sequence ATGACTGAACTCGGACCCGTCACCTGGCCCCCTCCCCCGATACGGACCGAAAGGCTCGTGCTCCGTGAGCCCGAGGCCCGGGACCGTGCGGCCTTCATCGAGCTGCTGGCGTCGCCAGAGGTGCACACCTACCTCGGCGGCCCCCGGTCGCGTGACGAGCTTGAGCGCGAGATGCCCCGGGTGCCCGCGCGGTGGCCCGGGAGTTTCGTCGCTGAGCTCGACGGGGCGATGATCGGCCAGATCCTGCTCAGGAGAGCAACGGAGCACCGTCGCCCGGCTGCGGCGGGAAAGGCCGATCTCGGCTACCTGTTCCTGCCACGGGCGTGGGGATTGGGGTACGCCGGCGAGGCGTGCGCCGCAGTACTCGACTGGTTCGACGGCGTTCTTCCTGGTGAGCCGGTGGTGCTCACCACCCAGAGCGCCAACGTCGGCTCGATGCGCCTCGCGGCCAGGCTTGGGTTCACCGAGGTGGAGCGGTTCCACGCCTGGGACGCCGAGCAGTGGCTCGGCCTGCGGCCCCCGGTCACCCCTGAGTGA
- a CDS encoding RNA-guided endonuclease InsQ/TnpB family protein yields MVTIAGVKLVVQVKLMPEAEQAAALSVTLRTVNEAANWVSAVAFEHGVPREYELRKHTYGELRSRGLGAQAAQHVIKKTRDAYTTLRANIRAGNLGKPKSKRRIKAASKPITFRPRAAQPYDDRCLSWQYDAQTVSIWTTAGRIKNVRFVCSTDALKTLRDHRQGESDLLERDGVFYLIATCEVPETETYEPDHFIGVDLGIVNIATTSTGYQAAGRGLNRYRKRQLDLRKKLQAKGTKSAKRRLKERSRRERRHVKNTNHIIAKTIVTEAERTSAGISLEELKGIRQRVRLRKPQRVQLHSWAFAQLGDFIVYKAKRAGVPLVFADPAYTSQQCCQCGHIDKKNRASQALFICRNCGVVAHADRNASHNIARKGEAVWTAGRESRVPATP; encoded by the coding sequence ATGGTTACGATCGCCGGCGTGAAGCTTGTCGTGCAGGTGAAGCTGATGCCGGAGGCCGAGCAGGCCGCCGCGTTGTCGGTGACGCTGCGCACGGTTAACGAGGCCGCGAACTGGGTGTCGGCGGTGGCGTTCGAGCACGGTGTCCCGCGTGAGTACGAGCTGCGCAAGCACACCTACGGTGAACTGCGGTCGCGGGGACTGGGGGCGCAGGCCGCCCAGCACGTCATCAAGAAGACCCGCGATGCCTACACGACGCTCAGGGCCAACATCCGCGCCGGGAACCTCGGCAAGCCGAAGTCGAAGCGGCGGATCAAGGCCGCCTCGAAGCCGATCACGTTCCGTCCCCGGGCCGCGCAACCGTATGACGACCGGTGTTTGAGCTGGCAGTACGACGCACAGACCGTGTCCATCTGGACAACTGCCGGGCGCATCAAGAACGTCCGCTTCGTCTGTTCCACCGACGCGCTCAAGACGCTCCGCGACCACCGGCAGGGCGAATCGGACCTGCTCGAGCGTGACGGGGTCTTCTACCTGATCGCCACCTGCGAGGTCCCCGAGACCGAGACGTACGAGCCCGACCACTTCATCGGCGTAGACCTCGGCATCGTCAACATCGCCACCACGTCCACCGGATACCAGGCCGCCGGGCGCGGCCTGAACCGCTACCGCAAGCGGCAACTCGACCTGCGCAAGAAACTCCAGGCCAAGGGCACCAAGTCCGCCAAACGCCGACTCAAGGAGCGCTCCCGCCGCGAGAGGCGGCACGTCAAGAACACCAACCACATCATCGCCAAGACGATCGTGACCGAGGCTGAACGCACCTCGGCCGGGATCTCCCTGGAAGAACTCAAGGGAATCCGGCAGAGGGTACGGCTCCGCAAGCCCCAACGGGTCCAACTCCACTCCTGGGCCTTTGCCCAGCTCGGAGACTTCATCGTCTACAAGGCCAAGCGGGCAGGCGTGCCTCTGGTCTTCGCTGATCCCGCCTACACCTCGCAGCAGTGCTGCCAGTGCGGCCACATCGACAAGAAGAACCGGGCAAGCCAGGCCCTCTTCATCTGTCGGAACTGCGGGGTCGTAGCCCACGCAGATCGGAATGCTTCCCACAACATCGCCCGCAAGGGCGAGGCTGTGTGGACTGCGGGGCGTGAGTCACGCGTCCCTGCCACCCCATAG
- a CDS encoding Lrp/AsnC family transcriptional regulator: MLDALDLQLLQALQLDGRAPFSRIAAVLGVSDQTVARRFRRLRGSVGLRVIGVTDDALLGRSSWLVRLRCAPDGAEQLAGALARRPDTSYVGLLSGGTEVLCSIKPRGGQEEEPLLARLQRTPLVTSATAQCVLHPFYGGPVGWLNKINALDADQEAALRTPSAEPTAPPPVLDDVDETLLALLRRDGRVALTELQAATGQSESVVKRRLDRLRSSGVLYFDVQHTHEPLGHSVMAALWLTVAPSALASVGESLAAHPEVRFAAAVTGLAGVFTATVHRDTRELYTYLSEGIGALHGVRSVESALFVRQVKQLTYEPGRST, from the coding sequence GTGCTCGACGCACTCGACCTGCAGTTGCTGCAGGCCCTGCAGCTCGACGGGCGGGCACCGTTCAGCCGGATCGCGGCCGTCCTCGGCGTCTCCGACCAGACCGTCGCACGCCGTTTCCGCCGGCTGCGCGGGAGCGTGGGCCTGCGGGTGATCGGCGTCACCGACGACGCGCTGCTCGGGCGCAGCAGTTGGCTGGTCCGGCTGCGCTGCGCCCCGGACGGCGCGGAACAGCTGGCGGGCGCCCTCGCGCGGCGCCCCGACACGTCGTACGTGGGTCTGCTCTCCGGCGGCACGGAAGTGCTGTGCTCGATCAAGCCGCGCGGTGGCCAGGAGGAAGAGCCCCTCCTCGCCCGTCTTCAGCGCACGCCACTTGTCACCTCGGCGACCGCGCAGTGCGTCCTGCACCCCTTCTACGGCGGCCCGGTCGGCTGGCTCAACAAGATCAACGCGCTCGACGCGGACCAGGAGGCGGCGCTGCGGACGCCGTCCGCCGAACCGACCGCTCCTCCTCCGGTTCTCGACGACGTCGACGAGACCCTGCTCGCGCTGCTCCGCCGGGACGGCCGGGTGGCCCTCACCGAACTCCAGGCGGCCACGGGCCAGTCGGAGTCGGTCGTCAAGCGCCGCCTGGACCGGCTGCGTTCGAGCGGCGTCCTCTACTTCGACGTACAGCACACCCACGAACCTCTCGGCCACTCGGTCATGGCCGCCCTGTGGCTGACCGTCGCCCCGTCCGCGCTCGCCTCCGTGGGCGAGTCCCTCGCGGCGCACCCCGAGGTCCGGTTCGCCGCTGCGGTGACCGGGCTGGCCGGGGTGTTCACCGCGACCGTGCACCGCGACACCCGCGAGCTCTACACGTACCTGAGCGAAGGGATCGGGGCGCTCCATGGCGTGCGGTCCGTCGAGAGCGCCCTGTTCGTACGGCAGGTCAAGCAGCTCACGTACGAGCCGGGTCGGTCAACTTGA